One stretch of Vulpes lagopus strain Blue_001 chromosome 12, ASM1834538v1, whole genome shotgun sequence DNA includes these proteins:
- the GJD3 gene encoding gap junction delta-3 protein translates to MSMFTPYRSGLWSTRVGLLPSACGPRRRAPTGAHLPTPPALHRTPPPRPLDTLDTTIAQLNPGLREHLPRPKVRGGLADPPGGWGRWSAASDPPPPRVPSAMGEWAFLGSLLDAVQLQSPLVGRLWLVVMLIFRILVLATVGGAVFEDEQEEFVCNTLQPGCRQTCYDRAFPVSHYRFWLFHILLLSAPPVLFVIYAVHRAGKGAGGAGAGAGAGAGAGAEAEADAGPGPSPRRRCYLLSVALRLLAELAFLAAQALLYGFRVAPHFACAGAPCPHTVDCFVSRPTEKTVFVLFYFAVGLLSALLSVAELGHLLWKGRPRAGRRHRAHEGAQLLPPPPPPPPPPPPRPAPCGPPAYAHPAPARDSEGGSGRGKASLATARQDLAI, encoded by the coding sequence ATGTCCATGTTCACTCCCTACAGATCTGGACTCTGGAGCACCAGGGTGGGGCTCCTCCCCAGCGCCTGTGGTCCCCGGAGAAGGGCACCCACAGGGGCGCACCTCCCAacccctcctgccctccaccGCACCCCACCCCCGCGTCCCCTAGATACCCTGGATACCACAATAGCCCAGCTGAACCCAGGCCTAAGGGAGCACCTGCCTCGCCCCAAGGTCAGAGGAGGGCTAGCTGACCCCCCGGGGGGCTGGGGACGCTGGTCGGCGgcctctgaccccccccccccccgcgtccccAGCGCCATGGGGGAGTGGGCGTTCCTGGGCTCGCTGCTGGACGCCGTGCAGCTGCAGTCGCCGCTCGTGGGCCGCCTGTGGCTGGTGGTCATGCTCATCTTCCGCATCCTGGTGCTGGCCACCGTGGGCGGCGCCGTGTTCGAGGACGAGCAGGAGGAGTTCGTGTGCAACACGCTGCAGCCGGGCTGCCGCCAGACGTGCTACGACCGCGCCTTCCCCGTCTCGCACTACCGCTTCTGGCTCTTCCACATCCTGCTGCTGTCGGCGCCGCCCGTGCTCTTCGTCATCTACGCGGTGCACCGGGCGGGCAagggggcgggcggcgcgggcgcgggcgcgggcgcgggcgcgggcgcgggcgcggaggcggaggcggacgCGGGCCCCGGGCCGTCCCCGCGCCGCCGCTGCTACCTGCTGAGCGTGGCGCTGCGCCTGCTGGCCGAGCTGGCCTTCCTGGCGGCCCAGGCGCTGCTCTACGGCTTCCGCGTGGCCCCGCACTTCGCGTGCGCCGGCGCGCCCTGCCCGCACACCGTGGACTGCTTCGTGAGCCGGCCCACCGAGAAGACCGTCTTCGTGCTCTTCTACTTCGCCGTCGGGCTGCTCTCGGCGCTGCTCAGCGTGGCCGAGCTGGGCCACCTGCTCTGGAAGGGCCGCCCGCGCGCCGGCCGCCGCCACCGCGCGCACGAGGGGGCGCAgctgctcccgccgccgccgccgccgccgccgccgccgccgccgcgccccgccccctgcggccCGCCCGCCTATGCgcaccccgcgcccgcccgcgacAGCGAGGGCGGCAGCGGCCGCGGCAAGGCGTCCCTGGCCACCGCCCGCCAGGACCTGGCCATCTAG